In one Tachysurus fulvidraco isolate hzauxx_2018 chromosome 16, HZAU_PFXX_2.0, whole genome shotgun sequence genomic region, the following are encoded:
- the reps1 gene encoding ralBP1-associated Eps domain-containing protein 1 isoform X4, producing the protein MESLTLSDVEQKYYSDLFVYCDVDNTKKVASNGKVLELFRAAQLSNDVVLQITELCGATRLGHFGRSQFYIALKLIAIAQSGLPLRVESLNSVKDLPLPRFVVGKNEQEARHASVYPDTENQGPYSSVIPRPPGRVPTKKVSTHEVIQPCAPPVEPQPEATSPVVSPHQSPPTSPPAWRKHKRQPSGGTVDRQAAVAGAVWPPFREAQSGPVAGDGMWSAHSPPPVQENWVSFTDTPPSSTLPAMHPSSAQESTTVRTVTSAATTNEIQRQASGYDDPWKITDEQRQYYINQFKTIQPDLTGFIPGSAAKEFFTKSKLPILELSHIWELSDFDKDGALTLDEFCAAFHLVVARKNGYDLPEKLPESLMPKLIDLDDSAGVPDSAPEVGFSGSPVEVTPNKSPSMPSLNQNWPELNQSNEDTAIVHPVPIRMTPSKIHMQEMELKRTGSDHTHPTSPLIAKPSELSEDKKLAAIKFPGSAVGDGYSSSDSFTSDQEPISSAATRQRSHSGTSPEGLKAVAPPPPPPRPHASHSRSSSLDMNRNFATVTAGAQQQAGAVAFPPAVPPRPLATQASVPHGHRSVDGDGLPAHSSTSPQQIPEQPNFADFSQFQAFAVEQPADEGDKQQDSGQVEKCADTAAALRSAKNETQSEERPAATVNSAKGSTPLAPPPKPVRRRLKSEDELRPEIDEHPQKSNIVATVLATQPSIPRSAGKDKKSIQASIRRNKETNTVLARLNSELQQQLKDLLEERISLEVQLEQLRPFSHL; encoded by the exons ATGGAGAGTTTAACGCTGAGCGACGTCGAGCAGAAATACTACTCGGATTTGTTTGTGTACTGCGACGTGGACAACACGAAAAAAGTGGCCTCCAACGGCAAGGTTCTGGAGCTGTTCCGGGCGGCCCAGCTCTCCAACGACGTGGTGCTGCAG ATCACTGAACTGTGTGGCGCGACCCGTCTTGGCCACTTCGGGAGGAGTCAGTTCTACATTGCATTGAAGCTTATAGCAATAGCCCAGTCTGGACTGCCGCTTCGTGTCGAGAGCCTGAACAGTG TCAAAGACTTGCCCCTTCCTCGCTTTGTGGTGGGAAAGAATGAGCAGGAGGCCAGACACGCATCGGTATACCCAGACACAGAGAACCAGGGGCCGTATTCCAGCGTGATCCCCAGACCACCAGGTCGAGTCCCAACCAAAAAAGTGTCCACGCATGAAGTGATCCAACCCTGTGCTCCCCCTGTTGAACCCCAG CCAGAAGCCACGTCTCCTGTAGTGTCCCCTCACCAGTCTCCGCCCACTTCACCTCCTGCCTGGAGGAAGCACAAGCGCCAACCAAGCGGAGGCACCGTGGACCGACAGGCCGCGGTGGCAGGAGCCGTTTGGCCACCATTCAGAGAAGCACAATCTG GTCCAGTAGCAGGCGATGGGATGTGGTCTGCCCATTCTCCTCCTCCCGTTCAGGAAAACTGGGTCAGTTTCACAGACACACCTCCCTCCAGCACACTTCCAGCAATGCATCCCTCTTCTGCTCAG GAGAGCACAACAGTACGGACAGTGACATCTGCTGCTACTACAAACGAGATCCAAAGACAGGCCAGTGGTTATGACGACCCCTGGAAAATCACAGATGAGCAAAGACAGTATTACATTAATCAGTTTAAAACTATCCAACCTGATCTGACAGGTTTTATCCCTG gctcTGCCGCAAAGGAGTTTTTTACTAAGTCAAAGCTGCCTATTTTAGAGTTGTCTCACATTTG GGAGTTATCAGATTTCGATAAAGACGGTGCACTGACCCTGGACGAGTTCTGTGCAGCATTTCATCTTGTGGTTGCTAGAAAGAACGGTTATGACCTTCCAGAGAAGCTTCCAGAGAGCTTAATGCCAAAGCTTATTGACCTGGACGACTCAGCAG gagTCCCAGATTCTGCACCTGAAGTGGGCTTCTCTGGTTCCCCAGTGGAGGTGACGCCTAATAAATCTCCTTCCATGCCTTCCTTAAACCAGAACTGGCCCGAGCTCAACCAGAGCAACGAG GATACGGCTATCGTGCATCCTGTACCCATCCGTATGACACCTAGCAAGATACACATGCAGGAGATGGAGCTGAAGAGAACTGGAAGTG ACCACACACATCCAACAAGTCCTCTAATCGCTAAACCTTCCGAACTCTCGGAGGACAAAAAGCTAGCAGCAATTAAATTCCCTGGTAGTGCTGTAG GTGATGGCTATAGCAGCTCTGATTCATTTACATCTGATCAGGAACCCATTTCAAGTGCTGCAACCAGacagag GTCTCACTCTGGAACTTCTCCCGAAGGTCTGAAAGCTGTGGCTCcgccccctccccctccccgcCCTCATGCTTCACACTCACGATCTTCCTCTCTAGACATGAACAGGAACTTTGCCACCGTCACCGCAG GGGCTCAGCAGCAGGCAGGAGCGGTGGCCTTTCCTCCTGCCGTGCCTCCTCGGCCACTGGCTACACAG GCGTCAGTGCCGCACGGCCACCGTTCAGTAGATGGAGATGGTCTTCCAGCACATTCCAGTACTTCACCACAGCAGATTCCTGAACAGCCTAATTTTGCAGACTTCAGCCAGTTTCAGGCGTTTGCTGTGGAGCAACCTGCAGACGAAGGGGACAAACAGCAGGACAGTGGACAG GTGGAGAAATGTGCAGACACTGCTGCAGCTTTGAGATCAGCGAAGAATGAAACTCAGTCAGAGGAACGACCTGCGGCCACCGTAAACTCT GCCAAAGGATCTACTCCACTGGCACCTCCTCCCAAACCTGTCCGGCGAAGGCTGAAGTCAGAAGATGAGCTCAGACCCGAAATAGACGAGCACCCGCAGAAGTCCAACATCGTTGCCACTGTTCTCGCCACGCAGCCTTCTATACCACG ATCTGCTGGGAAGGATAAAAAGTCAATCCAAGCTTCCAttagaagaaataaagagacgAATACGGTTCTGGCTAGACTCAACAGTGAATTACAGCAACAGTTAAAG
- the reps1 gene encoding ralBP1-associated Eps domain-containing protein 1 isoform X6 encodes MESLTLSDVEQKYYSDLFVYCDVDNTKKVASNGKVLELFRAAQLSNDVVLQITELCGATRLGHFGRSQFYIALKLIAIAQSGLPLRVESLNSVKDLPLPRFVVGKNEQEARHASVYPDTENQGPYSSVIPRPPGRVPTKKVSTHEVIQPCAPPVEPQPEATSPVVSPHQSPPTSPPAWRKHKRQPSGGTVDRQAAVAGAVWPPFREAQSGPVAGDGMWSAHSPPPVQENWVSFTDTPPSSTLPAMHPSSAQESTTVRTVTSAATTNEIQRQASGYDDPWKITDEQRQYYINQFKTIQPDLTGFIPGSAAKEFFTKSKLPILELSHIWELSDFDKDGALTLDEFCAAFHLVVARKNGYDLPEKLPESLMPKLIDLDDSAGVPDSAPEVGFSGSPVEVTPNKSPSMPSLNQNWPELNQSNEWETFSERSSSSQTLTQFDSNIAPADPDTAIVHPVPIRMTPSKIHMQEMELKRTGSGDGYSSSDSFTSDQEPISSAATRQRSHSGTSPEGLKAVAPPPPPPRPHASHSRSSSLDMNRNFATVTAGAQQQAGAVAFPPAVPPRPLATQASVPHGHRSVDGDGLPAHSSTSPQQIPEQPNFADFSQFQAFAVEQPADEGDKQQDSGQVEKCADTAAALRSAKNETQSEERPAATVNSAKGSTPLAPPPKPVRRRLKSEDELRPEIDEHPQKSNIVATVLATQPSIPRSAGKDKKSIQASIRRNKETNTVLARLNSELQQQLKDLLEERISLEVQLEQLRPFSHL; translated from the exons ATGGAGAGTTTAACGCTGAGCGACGTCGAGCAGAAATACTACTCGGATTTGTTTGTGTACTGCGACGTGGACAACACGAAAAAAGTGGCCTCCAACGGCAAGGTTCTGGAGCTGTTCCGGGCGGCCCAGCTCTCCAACGACGTGGTGCTGCAG ATCACTGAACTGTGTGGCGCGACCCGTCTTGGCCACTTCGGGAGGAGTCAGTTCTACATTGCATTGAAGCTTATAGCAATAGCCCAGTCTGGACTGCCGCTTCGTGTCGAGAGCCTGAACAGTG TCAAAGACTTGCCCCTTCCTCGCTTTGTGGTGGGAAAGAATGAGCAGGAGGCCAGACACGCATCGGTATACCCAGACACAGAGAACCAGGGGCCGTATTCCAGCGTGATCCCCAGACCACCAGGTCGAGTCCCAACCAAAAAAGTGTCCACGCATGAAGTGATCCAACCCTGTGCTCCCCCTGTTGAACCCCAG CCAGAAGCCACGTCTCCTGTAGTGTCCCCTCACCAGTCTCCGCCCACTTCACCTCCTGCCTGGAGGAAGCACAAGCGCCAACCAAGCGGAGGCACCGTGGACCGACAGGCCGCGGTGGCAGGAGCCGTTTGGCCACCATTCAGAGAAGCACAATCTG GTCCAGTAGCAGGCGATGGGATGTGGTCTGCCCATTCTCCTCCTCCCGTTCAGGAAAACTGGGTCAGTTTCACAGACACACCTCCCTCCAGCACACTTCCAGCAATGCATCCCTCTTCTGCTCAG GAGAGCACAACAGTACGGACAGTGACATCTGCTGCTACTACAAACGAGATCCAAAGACAGGCCAGTGGTTATGACGACCCCTGGAAAATCACAGATGAGCAAAGACAGTATTACATTAATCAGTTTAAAACTATCCAACCTGATCTGACAGGTTTTATCCCTG gctcTGCCGCAAAGGAGTTTTTTACTAAGTCAAAGCTGCCTATTTTAGAGTTGTCTCACATTTG GGAGTTATCAGATTTCGATAAAGACGGTGCACTGACCCTGGACGAGTTCTGTGCAGCATTTCATCTTGTGGTTGCTAGAAAGAACGGTTATGACCTTCCAGAGAAGCTTCCAGAGAGCTTAATGCCAAAGCTTATTGACCTGGACGACTCAGCAG gagTCCCAGATTCTGCACCTGAAGTGGGCTTCTCTGGTTCCCCAGTGGAGGTGACGCCTAATAAATCTCCTTCCATGCCTTCCTTAAACCAGAACTGGCCCGAGCTCAACCAGAGCAACGAG TGGGAGACTTTTAGCGAACGCTCTTCAAGCTCACAAACTCTGACCCAATTTGATTCTAACATTGCACCAGCTGACCCT GATACGGCTATCGTGCATCCTGTACCCATCCGTATGACACCTAGCAAGATACACATGCAGGAGATGGAGCTGAAGAGAACTGGAAGTG GTGATGGCTATAGCAGCTCTGATTCATTTACATCTGATCAGGAACCCATTTCAAGTGCTGCAACCAGacagag GTCTCACTCTGGAACTTCTCCCGAAGGTCTGAAAGCTGTGGCTCcgccccctccccctccccgcCCTCATGCTTCACACTCACGATCTTCCTCTCTAGACATGAACAGGAACTTTGCCACCGTCACCGCAG GGGCTCAGCAGCAGGCAGGAGCGGTGGCCTTTCCTCCTGCCGTGCCTCCTCGGCCACTGGCTACACAG GCGTCAGTGCCGCACGGCCACCGTTCAGTAGATGGAGATGGTCTTCCAGCACATTCCAGTACTTCACCACAGCAGATTCCTGAACAGCCTAATTTTGCAGACTTCAGCCAGTTTCAGGCGTTTGCTGTGGAGCAACCTGCAGACGAAGGGGACAAACAGCAGGACAGTGGACAG GTGGAGAAATGTGCAGACACTGCTGCAGCTTTGAGATCAGCGAAGAATGAAACTCAGTCAGAGGAACGACCTGCGGCCACCGTAAACTCT GCCAAAGGATCTACTCCACTGGCACCTCCTCCCAAACCTGTCCGGCGAAGGCTGAAGTCAGAAGATGAGCTCAGACCCGAAATAGACGAGCACCCGCAGAAGTCCAACATCGTTGCCACTGTTCTCGCCACGCAGCCTTCTATACCACG ATCTGCTGGGAAGGATAAAAAGTCAATCCAAGCTTCCAttagaagaaataaagagacgAATACGGTTCTGGCTAGACTCAACAGTGAATTACAGCAACAGTTAAAG
- the reps1 gene encoding ralBP1-associated Eps domain-containing protein 1 isoform X5: protein MESLTLSDVEQKYYSDLFVYCDVDNTKKVASNGKVLELFRAAQLSNDVVLQITELCGATRLGHFGRSQFYIALKLIAIAQSGLPLRVESLNSVKDLPLPRFVVGKNEQEARHASVYPDTENQGPYSSVIPRPPGRVPTKKVSTHEVIQPCAPPVEPQPEATSPVVSPHQSPPTSPPAWRKHKRQPSGGTVDRQAAVAGAVWPPFREAQSGPVAGDGMWSAHSPPPVQENWVSFTDTPPSSTLPAMHPSSAQESTTVRTVTSAATTNEIQRQASGYDDPWKITDEQRQYYINQFKTIQPDLTGFIPGSAAKEFFTKSKLPILELSHIWELSDFDKDGALTLDEFCAAFHLVVARKNGYDLPEKLPESLMPKLIDLDDSAGVPDSAPEVGFSGSPVEVTPNKSPSMPSLNQNWPELNQSNEQWETFSERSSSSQTLTQFDSNIAPADPDTAIVHPVPIRMTPSKIHMQEMELKRTGSGDGYSSSDSFTSDQEPISSAATRQRSHSGTSPEGLKAVAPPPPPPRPHASHSRSSSLDMNRNFATVTAGAQQQAGAVAFPPAVPPRPLATQASVPHGHRSVDGDGLPAHSSTSPQQIPEQPNFADFSQFQAFAVEQPADEGDKQQDSGQVEKCADTAAALRSAKNETQSEERPAATVNSAKGSTPLAPPPKPVRRRLKSEDELRPEIDEHPQKSNIVATVLATQPSIPRSAGKDKKSIQASIRRNKETNTVLARLNSELQQQLKDLLEERISLEVQLEQLRPFSHL, encoded by the exons ATGGAGAGTTTAACGCTGAGCGACGTCGAGCAGAAATACTACTCGGATTTGTTTGTGTACTGCGACGTGGACAACACGAAAAAAGTGGCCTCCAACGGCAAGGTTCTGGAGCTGTTCCGGGCGGCCCAGCTCTCCAACGACGTGGTGCTGCAG ATCACTGAACTGTGTGGCGCGACCCGTCTTGGCCACTTCGGGAGGAGTCAGTTCTACATTGCATTGAAGCTTATAGCAATAGCCCAGTCTGGACTGCCGCTTCGTGTCGAGAGCCTGAACAGTG TCAAAGACTTGCCCCTTCCTCGCTTTGTGGTGGGAAAGAATGAGCAGGAGGCCAGACACGCATCGGTATACCCAGACACAGAGAACCAGGGGCCGTATTCCAGCGTGATCCCCAGACCACCAGGTCGAGTCCCAACCAAAAAAGTGTCCACGCATGAAGTGATCCAACCCTGTGCTCCCCCTGTTGAACCCCAG CCAGAAGCCACGTCTCCTGTAGTGTCCCCTCACCAGTCTCCGCCCACTTCACCTCCTGCCTGGAGGAAGCACAAGCGCCAACCAAGCGGAGGCACCGTGGACCGACAGGCCGCGGTGGCAGGAGCCGTTTGGCCACCATTCAGAGAAGCACAATCTG GTCCAGTAGCAGGCGATGGGATGTGGTCTGCCCATTCTCCTCCTCCCGTTCAGGAAAACTGGGTCAGTTTCACAGACACACCTCCCTCCAGCACACTTCCAGCAATGCATCCCTCTTCTGCTCAG GAGAGCACAACAGTACGGACAGTGACATCTGCTGCTACTACAAACGAGATCCAAAGACAGGCCAGTGGTTATGACGACCCCTGGAAAATCACAGATGAGCAAAGACAGTATTACATTAATCAGTTTAAAACTATCCAACCTGATCTGACAGGTTTTATCCCTG gctcTGCCGCAAAGGAGTTTTTTACTAAGTCAAAGCTGCCTATTTTAGAGTTGTCTCACATTTG GGAGTTATCAGATTTCGATAAAGACGGTGCACTGACCCTGGACGAGTTCTGTGCAGCATTTCATCTTGTGGTTGCTAGAAAGAACGGTTATGACCTTCCAGAGAAGCTTCCAGAGAGCTTAATGCCAAAGCTTATTGACCTGGACGACTCAGCAG gagTCCCAGATTCTGCACCTGAAGTGGGCTTCTCTGGTTCCCCAGTGGAGGTGACGCCTAATAAATCTCCTTCCATGCCTTCCTTAAACCAGAACTGGCCCGAGCTCAACCAGAGCAACGAG CAGTGGGAGACTTTTAGCGAACGCTCTTCAAGCTCACAAACTCTGACCCAATTTGATTCTAACATTGCACCAGCTGACCCT GATACGGCTATCGTGCATCCTGTACCCATCCGTATGACACCTAGCAAGATACACATGCAGGAGATGGAGCTGAAGAGAACTGGAAGTG GTGATGGCTATAGCAGCTCTGATTCATTTACATCTGATCAGGAACCCATTTCAAGTGCTGCAACCAGacagag GTCTCACTCTGGAACTTCTCCCGAAGGTCTGAAAGCTGTGGCTCcgccccctccccctccccgcCCTCATGCTTCACACTCACGATCTTCCTCTCTAGACATGAACAGGAACTTTGCCACCGTCACCGCAG GGGCTCAGCAGCAGGCAGGAGCGGTGGCCTTTCCTCCTGCCGTGCCTCCTCGGCCACTGGCTACACAG GCGTCAGTGCCGCACGGCCACCGTTCAGTAGATGGAGATGGTCTTCCAGCACATTCCAGTACTTCACCACAGCAGATTCCTGAACAGCCTAATTTTGCAGACTTCAGCCAGTTTCAGGCGTTTGCTGTGGAGCAACCTGCAGACGAAGGGGACAAACAGCAGGACAGTGGACAG GTGGAGAAATGTGCAGACACTGCTGCAGCTTTGAGATCAGCGAAGAATGAAACTCAGTCAGAGGAACGACCTGCGGCCACCGTAAACTCT GCCAAAGGATCTACTCCACTGGCACCTCCTCCCAAACCTGTCCGGCGAAGGCTGAAGTCAGAAGATGAGCTCAGACCCGAAATAGACGAGCACCCGCAGAAGTCCAACATCGTTGCCACTGTTCTCGCCACGCAGCCTTCTATACCACG ATCTGCTGGGAAGGATAAAAAGTCAATCCAAGCTTCCAttagaagaaataaagagacgAATACGGTTCTGGCTAGACTCAACAGTGAATTACAGCAACAGTTAAAG